CCCATATCTAATGCCAAATCCTTTCTCCCAGGAGTACAAATTGTAAAAATCGTATGCCTCACCAAGAGTGTCGAAACTTGTACCTATCTTTGGCACAATGACTCTGTCTCTTGGATGATCCGCAAATTCCCTCATGGTCTTCTCCAGCGATATGACCCTGTCCAGGCAAGGAGCCCTGCCTACAGCAGCAGCACCTACACgcactttgtcagccacagcaaaaCAACAGTCAGCTGGTGCTTTCAGTTACAACCGTTTGTTTGATTTTATATTTGCGGTTATTATGTGGATGAACGATTACTGCCTCTCATATTAGTCACAATCTTCTTGGCATAATCAACATGAAATAGCTCACAAGATTTATATATGAATCATGGATCATGTTTATGCCTGTGTTGCCACATGAATTCATCGGTTACTGCTTACAAGACTAACAGGACATCTGCAATGAACCTAACAAATTCTACTAGATTTTAGAAGCTATCTTGTAGTACCTTTGTATCCAGCCAGGTGTTTTGGGGTCCAATTGCTCTATGGAGTGCTCGGAAGTCTGGGCCATCTCTGCAGTTCCTGTCTCTGCACGACAGATCTGGGCGTACGCACTTGAAGCCGCCGGTGCTGGAAGCTCAACCTCCGGCTGCGCGGCGATTAGGAACCACACGGGCTTCATTGTGCTGTTGTTATCAGTCACCTGCTCTAGCAGCGTTCTAGTTAATCCACACAAATATTTCCAACGAGCGAAAAAGAAATCCACATTCGAGATTCGCAAAACAGAGGGGCATGGAGGAGATTCTGACATGTTTATCGGCTGCATTAAGAACTCCATGGCCGCCGGAGCAACTGCGAGCTCGCTGGTAGGCGGCAGCGCCCTAGGCGCAGTCAATCTCCCCACCGTTTCGCCGTAGGGGATGAGAGCGCAATCCAACTTCACCGCCCTACCACACAGTGGCCACCCCTGCTGCATTTACTGCACGCGCTGCCGGCGCTACCGGAAAGCCCTCGACCTGATCCACGGATCAGGATGCCGACAACCAGCTGCGCCACGGCTTAGGCTAGAACCGTCGACGTCGTGCGAACTTCCGTTCATCCAGGCCCATCTGTCAGGTCTGTATAGCAACATATACCAAATTTTCCCCGTTTCACATGGCCCCACCTACATTCATTGCACTGAATCTCACAGCTATTCTGGACGGGCGTGATTCCGAGCTCCTGTGAGCTCGCGATCAATTGCTCCACGTCCgatatcaatcctattaaccctcagaagtttagcttgagcatgaagtaatCTGACCATAatttgacaatagtaagatgtcattccaaaacaataattatgtagtaacactaatatttctcaaataaatagtttgaccatagtttgaccacagtttgatcagatttgaccaaaattcaaaaaaatgaaataattatttagtaacactaatattcttgaataattatgtagtaacactactATTTTTTAAATAAgtcgtttgaccatagtttgaccacagtttgaccagatttgaccaaaattcaaaaaattgtaataattatttagtaacactaatattcgtgaataattatttagtaacactaatacttcttgaataagtagtttgactaaAGTTTGAcctgatttaaccaaaattcaaaaaaaattgaaatttgagcataacttttttttcttttagaatttgaggattctaaaaatttgcaaacaggccactACATCTCAAAGAATTTTATTTTtttaagtttttatcattttcttttgctttttacaaaactgaaaaggtgaTTCAGGggaggtagagtttgaaaatgggacctttagtcccggtttgagacacgaaccgggactaaagagcaccctttagtcccggtttgagatacgaaccgggactaaagagcaccctttagtcccggtttgagatacgagccgggactaaagggtgcaatttagtcccggttcgtgtctcaaaccgggactaaaagtctcatttgaaccgggactaatgcctttagaaGCACGAAtcaggaccaatgctcacattagtccctattcgtgactgaaccgggactaatgggcttatctggcccgaacgaaagccctgttttctatggTGGATCATGCAAAGGACTGGCTTTTGACCCTATCTATATCTTCTGCTGCATGTAGCGATCAGTTATCTCCGCCGCCTATGTTCCCCGCCGGCTCTACTGCACGCCAATGTATTGCCTCGGTAGCGGTGGCGGTAGTGAGAGGTTGGGCAAGCCGCCGTCCGAGAGGAAGACCTGCGCTGGGGATGGGTGGCAGCTGGATCCAGCCATTATCGGCTACGGGACGGCGTCAAAGTGGATGTGGATGAGGGCGGTGACGCACCGGCGGGGATTGGGAGGCGGGTACGGTGGGAGGTAAGGCGAAGTGGGTGGAGAATTTTCACTCCGTGAGCGGTCGGCTGAGTATATTTGTGAGTCGCGGTCGAGTCGGTGNNNNNNNNNNNNNNNNNNNNNNNNNNNNNNNNNNNNNNNNNNNNNNNNNNNNNNNNNNNNNNNNNNNNNNNNNNNNNNNNNNNNNNNNNNNNNNNNNNNNNNNNNNNNNNNNNNNNNNNNNNNNNNNNNNNNNNNNNNNNNNNNNNNNNNNNNNNNNNNNNNNNNNNNNNNNNNNNNNNNNNNNNNNNNNNNNNNNNNNNNNNNNNNNNNNNNNNNNNNNNNNNNNNNNNNNNNNNNNNNNNNNNNNNNNNNNNNNNNNNNNNNNNNNNNNNNNNNNNNNNNNNNNNNNNNNNNNNNNNNNNNNNNNNNNNNNNNNNNNNNNNNNNNNNNNNNNNNNNNNNNNNNNNNNNNNNNNNNNNNNNNNNNNNNNNNNNNNNNNNNNNNNNNNNNNNNNNNNNNNNNNNNNNNNNNNNNNNNNNNNNNNNNNNNNNNNNNNNNNNNNNNNNNNNNNNNNNNNNNNNNNNNNNNNNNNNNNNNNNNNNNNNNNNNNNNNNNNNNNNNNNNNNNNNNNNNNNNNNNNNNNNNNNNNNNNNNNNNNNNNNNNNNNNNNNNNNNNNNNNNNNNNNNNNNNNNNNNNNNNNNNNNNNNNNNNNNNNNNNNNNNNNNNNNNNNNNNNNNNNNNNNNNNNNNNNNNNNNNNNNNNNNNNNNNNNNNNNNNNNNNNNNNNNNNNNNNNNNNNNNNNNNNNNNNNNNNNNNNNNNNNNNNNNNNNNNNNNNNNNNNNNNNNNNNNNNNNNNNNNNNNNNNNNNNACGATCAGATCCGGTTTCACTTCACCATCACGCGCGATGGCTAGCTTGATGCCATCGCTTGCCATGGACCTGCCACAAGAAGAAGGAGGCCACGAGGACTCCGCGTTCCTCGGCGTCGTGGGAGATCCAGACGACCCGGAGTTGGCCGCGTTGGTGGCCGGGGCGCTGCAGACGGTGGACGCGCcgtccgacgacgacgacgacgagctcAGCTGCCCGATCTGCTTGGAGGAGGACGACGCCGCAGCGTGGAAGGAGACACCGTGCGGGCACCGGTTCCACGGGCGGTGCGTAGAGAGGTGGCTGCAGGAGAAAGAGAGCTGTCCCATGTGCCGTCGCGAGGTCGTCACGGCGCCCGCCGCCACCGCAGATTGTACTGCTGCACACCTACATTTCTTGTGGATAGCTGCCTTGGGGTTGCATGTGTTTGGCGATGTTCCTGTGGACGACATGGaaactgatgatgatgatgatgcttagGGAGAGCTTCCGGTCGACTTCGGGCACCAGGCTCGAAGCTGAGATGCTTTTTGATCGAGATAAGtccccatgcatgcatgcgtgaaGCTCGAGGCCAGGAGACCTACCGTGGAAACTGTACGTAGTGAGAGATGCATCACCTAGTACATTGGACATGTCGGTCCGAATCGAAGGGACATGCTTTGGCCTTCCTTTTGTGTAAAAGATCAGATGTAAACTGTGTGTGTAATCCGTGCATCCTTGCATAAACATGCATGGTCTTCTAGCCGTCTATGTGTAAATTGTTCTACGGTATTCTCTCACATACTTGCATCTCACGTCTTTGTAAAGGCCATTCCACTCATATTTGGGCGACAACGTGTTATGTTCACAATTTATTTCATCAAGACACGTGCTAGAAATTTACACAGCTTCCTTTCAGTTACATACATTTATTCCAGAAGCGCTCTAATGTTTTGTAGAATACACCCTCGACTTCTTGATCTCATGATCCACCACACCAACTATTCTTTCTCCGTACAAACACTAATAGAAAaaaggctatagatgatatggacactaatgacgcaccagacatgtggtgcgccactactatatagcagtggcgcaccatgtgtcggtgcgccactagtgtgatagacactaatgactcaccacacccatggtgcgccactactaacatattttttttccaaaaatactaatggcgcaccaggaaacagtgcgtcattactagtttaattagtaatggcgcaccactcaccacgtgcgccactactatcatttttttttgcaaaactaccaaTGTCgcaccaccagctggtgcgccattagtaaccagggttactaatggcgcatttataggtggtgcaccattagtaacctgggaccagctagatattttggacagccacctacacACTCATTTTCCCCACtttattctctccacctcctcctccaagtctgtctcggctgcctcctcctccccacctcatTTGcatcatagattcatccaaattaagtggttaaattaccttttttttgataggtaagtaaggggaaagctttctttatgttgtag
This portion of the Triticum dicoccoides isolate Atlit2015 ecotype Zavitan chromosome 7A, WEW_v2.0, whole genome shotgun sequence genome encodes:
- the LOC119333056 gene encoding E3 ubiquitin-protein ligase RNF181-like; translated protein: MASLMPSLAMDLPQEEGGHEDSAFLGVVGDPDDPELAALVAGALQTVDAPSDDDDDELSCPICLEEDDAAAWKETPCGHRFHGRCVERWLQEKESCPMCRREVVTAPAATADCTAAHLHFLWIAALGLHVFGDVPVDDMETDDDDDA